In the genome of Vicinamibacterales bacterium, the window TCGGCGCGGACTCTCTGCAGGCTCTGGTCCAACTCGGCTGTCGCTTGCTGTACGGGCGCCGATCCCGCCACCTTGTCCCACGGATACCACTGCCGCCGGAGGACGAGATTAAGACTGAAGACGGCGTGGCGTGTCCACAGGCGCAACGCGCGGTCGTCGGCCGCGGTCCTCGACAGGTAGTTGGCAGCCTGCGCGGCGTCACCGACGGCCGCGGCGGCCATGGCCGCGCACGGTAGCGTCACGGACAGAACGTTCGCGGCTGAGGCTTGGCTGAACACGGCATCCGCCGTCGTTCGACCTTGCTGTCTGGCGTTCGTGTCCCACTCGAGGCCCGCCAGCACCGCCCGGCCTTCGCAGTACGACGGGTACACCGTGACGAGGTCGGTCGCCTCCTTCCGCGCCTCCTCGGTGCGCGACGCGAGGCGGAGCGGAATCACGCGTCCGACGAGCCACACGATGGGGCTGGATTCGGTGGCTGGGTCGTCCGCGAGCAGTCTGACCGCGGAGTCGTACTGGTGCTGGAGAATCGCGAACCGGGCGCGCATCTGCGCCCACCAGGGCCGGTCCGGCCGCGCCGCCTGTCCCGCATTCACCGCCTGTTCGGCTTCCGGCAGGCGGTTGAGCAGTTCGAGCGCGGCTGCGATGTCGCGGTGGGTCGCGTCGATGCCGGGTTCGAGCGACAGCGAGTGGCGGTAGAACGACAGGGCACGCTCCGGATCCTGATCGAGAACGAGGTCGCCCGCGTGGTGCCACGCCTCGCCGGACGAGGGATCGAGCGCCAGCGCGCGAGAGAGCGCCGAGGCCGCGCCAACCGGCGTCGGCGCGGACAGCGCCGCGACGAGGTGAGCGCGCGGCATCTCCGGGTCCACGGCCAGCGCGGCGTCCGCCTGCTGCCGTGCTTCGTCTGCCGTATTGGCATCGACGCCGGCGTAGAAGTCGTCCAGGTACAGAGACTCCGAAAGCCCGACTCGGGCTTCCACCAGGCGGTGATCGAGTTGCAGCGCCTGCCGGTACAAGGCAACGGCCCTGCTGCGGTCACGGTGCGCGTTGGCGTCGCGCGCCTGCAGGTAGATGTCGTATGCTGCCGGGTCGATCTGCCGCGCCATCGCGGCCGCCCAGCGATTGCCGGTCGGCATCGGGAGCCGCAGTTGGTCGGCCACCTGCCGGGCAATCTCCGCCTGGACGCCGAACGCCTGCCGCGGCTCGCGTGACATCTCGTCGGACCAGATTGACCGACCGGTCACCGCGTCCACGAGTTGCACACTCACGCGCAGTGAGTACGGCCCGGGACGGACGGTTCCTTTCAGCACGACCGCCGCGTCGAGCCGCTTCGCCAGCGCTGCCGCGGAGGGCCCGGGCGCCTCGCGAATCGTCGTCCGGCCGACGACTCTGAGCCCGGAGACCTCGCCAAGACGGCCTGCGAGATCTTCAGAAAAGCCGTATCCGTAGTACGGCCGGCTCGTGTCGCCGGGAGGTGTCGAAAACGGCAGGACGACGACGACCGTGCGCGGCGCTGGAGGCTCTGGGAACACGAGGTGACGGATCGCAGTGCGGGCGTACCAGGCCGCCGCACCGAGCCCGCCAACAACGGCGAGGACGATGGCGGCGACGAGCAGACGGCGACGCATGCGGCGAGGTCGCTCGCCCTTCGGGTTGTTCTTCCAGTGAATGGTCCTGGCCGACACGGGTACGTCCAGTCGCGCGGCCATGGCCCGCAGGTCCGCGGCCATGGTGGCTGCGTCAGGATAGCGTCCCTCCAGGCTCTTGGCGAGCGCGCGGGTGATGATTCGGTCGAACTCCGCAGGCAGCGCGGGGTTCTCGCAAGTTGGTGCCGGCGGGATCAACTGCAGAACGTTCATCGCCGTCTCTGTCGCCGTGGATGCGAGGAACGGCGAGCGGCCTGTCAGCATCTGGTAGAGGATGACGCCCAGCGAGAAGATGTCGGTGCGGTGATCGATACGACCGCCGAGAACCTGCTCAGGCGAGAGGTACGCGGCCAGTTGGCCGGCCGGGATGTCCGCTGCCTGTCCCGACCCGAGCCTCTCCGCGAACGTCTTGCGCGCCACGCCACCAGTCGTCCAGTTGGAGAGGCCAAAGTCGACGACCTTCGTCTGCTCGGCGGGCGTCACGAAGATGGTCCATGGCCGGAGGTCGCCGTGCACGATGCCCTGACGATGGGCCTCGGCGAGGGCGTCGGCAAGCTGGACGGCAAACTCGAGAGCGAGTGTGACATCGAACGGGCGGCCGGCCAGCAACGCCTCCAGCGGGCCGCCGGTAACGTATTCGTGCGCGAGGTAGACGCGCCCGTCTTCCTCACCGAAATCGAAGAGGGCCGCGATGTGGGGATGTGAGAGGGCGGCGGCGAGCGCCGCGTCGGCCAGCAGTGCGTCACGGCGCAGAGGGTCGCCGGCGATCGCGGGCGCAACGAGTCGTAGCGCCACCGTGCGTCCCATGCGCGCATCGCGCGCACGGCAGACCTCACCGATGCCACCGGAGCCGAGCCGCTCGAGAATTTTGTAGTGGCCGAAACTTTCCATCAAAACGTTGCCAGGCCGGGAGCGACAGTATACCCCGCGTTCCGCTCATCGGCCGAAATCAAGCAAGTCGCACGCAGCACCCGGTACCTCCCACTCGGCACGTTTCACCGTCGCACCCACGTCCCCCCGCCGTCCGTCGTGCTGTACTCGGTACGGTCCTTCGCCGCAATCGTCGCCGCCGTACCGCTCCACGCGCGGACCGAAACCAGGTCGATGCTGGTTGGTGACGCGACGCGCTGCCAGGTCTCGCCATCGACGGTGCGAAGGACCAGGCCGGCGGCCCCGACGATCCAGCAGACGCTGGCGCTCGGCGCGGAAGCGTCGAGCAGCGCAACGTCGGCACCACTCGATTGGCGCTGCCAGGTCTGACCGTGATTCCCGGACCGCTCGATGGTGCCAGCGTCGCCGTAGCGCCAGAGGACCGGCGTGCCCGGCACCGATGTCACGAGAAGCGAAGAACTGGATTCGCGGTCCGCGCGCATGGCCGATTTCTGCGCACCGACCTGTCGCGTCTCGACCCCTGGAGCAGCGGTCTCGGCGCGGGAGGCAACGGCGGTCAACCGGGGTGAAAGCGCGGTGTCCGCTGCCACCGGAGAGGCACCGCCACCGGCTGAGGGCGCCGCTGCTGGTAGCTGGCGCACGGAAGGCGCCGGCGCCGCCGCGCGGTCGGGCTCCCGTGCGGCATTCTCTGCCTGAGAGGCCGGAGCGGATGACCGCGTCTGCGCCAGGTCGGCCGCCGCTGGCGGCGCGGCCGGAACCACGTCGGCGGGTGCCGGTTTGGACTGTGCCATCTGGCCTTCAGTCGCGATCAACTCCGGCGGGCGTGTGGGCGCGACGAGCGTCCGCCCCCCCACCACCAGGAGCACGACGGCGGCCGCCACAGGCACCAGCCAGCGCCAGTGCCAGAACAGGGGGCGCGGCGGCAATGGCAGAGGTGCCGCCCGCGTGACCTCCGGCTCCGACCGTGCGAGGTCGGCGAGAATCCGCTGGCACTCGCCGCACCCGGCGGCGTGCGCCTCGATCCGCCCGGCCTCCACCGGGACCAGCGACCGGTCGAACCACGCGGCGAGCAGGTCGGTGTCGGGACACGCGTTCCCCGGCGCGGCGGTCTGCCGCGCGAGGCTGTCCGCGACCAGTCGGTCGAACGCGGGCTCCCGATCTCCGGCGGTGGACGTCACATCCTCGCTCCTTCTCTCAGAACGATCCATCGGGCGTTTCTTGCTGTCCCATCGCCCGCTCGAGGTCGACGCCGACATCGTCCAACGCGTAGTCGAGACACGCCGCCACCTGGCGGTCGTCGAAGTGATGGTCCGTGCGCAGTGTCCGCTCGACTTCGGACTTCAGGCGCCGCCGGATGCGCTCCAGCTTGCGCGACACCGTCGCTTCGTGCTCGCCCATCAGCCGACCGATCTGCGCGAGCGTCAGACGCTGCACGTAGTAGGAGGCCAGCCGCAGGCGGTCGTGCGCCTCGAGGCGGCCGATCGCGCCAGCCACCGCACGCTGTGCGAGCATCGCGAAGTGCCGCCGGTCCGGATCGGGTACACCCTCGTCGCTTTGCGGCGTCGGCCCGCGCCCGGCGTCGGCGATGCCGGCCTCGTCATCGAGCGGCCGCAGACGACGAGCCATCCGGATGCGATCGACGTTCCGCTGCGCGAGGATCGCGCGAAGCCACGTGGACAGGCGGCTCCGACCGTGGAAATAGTCGAAGAGCGATCGGCGGCAGCCGTCGCGTTCCTCGAGGCCGTACAGCTCCGCGTACAACGAATCGGCGAGTTCCGTGCCGTCGCTGTCGCCGGCAATCGCACGCGCCGCGGCACGCAACCCGGGGCGATGGCACTCGATGAAATACGCCCACGCCGACACCTGGCCTTCGGCGCAGGCGCACGCGAGCGCAAGTTCCTCGAGGTTCAGCGAGTTCACATACTCCTGGACGACGACGGGCGTCTTGACTTCGGTGGCAAAACGGCTGGCAATGCTCCGCTCGAGCGCACGGGCAAACGACTCGCGGGACAGACCCCATCTCGGCGCGTTCGACCGTGCAAACGCGCGCGACAACAGCGGCTCGTCGACGAGACGGGATGGGACGGTGTGCGGCGCTGGCATCCTTTGCCAGCCCTATTCTACGCCGTGCACAGAGAAACGACCCCCGCCGCGAAGAACACTCCCGCGAACGCCGGACAATGGCTCCGGGAGAGATTGCTCCGCAAGCGTGCTGGCCACGGGCCGCGCGCCGGAAGCTGCGGGCCGATGGTCACACGACGGCTAGTTCAGCGATTCGGCCGGGGCCCGGTGAAGCGCCAGGCCACCGGAGAACTCCGACAGGCGGTCTCGGAGGATCATGCGGCCGCGATGCAGGCGTGACTTGAGCGTCTGGTCCTTCACGCGCAGCACCGCGCTGGCTTCCTCGGTCGTCAAACCGTGGACGTCGCGCAGGAGGACCGGCAGGCGGTAGATTGAAGGGAGAACGGACAGCTCCCGGACGAGCTTCTCGCGCAACTCGGCCCGCATCACCTCATCGTCGGCCATCGAGGACCAGTCGGCGATGTCGGTCGGGTAGGTCGAGCGCTTGCCGTTCTGGAGGTCGGTGAGCAGGGGCCCGGTCGTGTCGCGCCGGCTGGCCCTTACGCTGCGCAGCCGCGACATCGCCGTGTTGAAGGTGATGCGATAGATCCAGGACGACAGCGCAGCGTCGCCGCGAAACGCGTCGATCTTCTGATATACCTTGAGCAACACGTCCTGCACAACCTCGTCCGCGTCTTCCTCGTTCCTGACGTAGCGAAGCGCGAGCTGGCGGATTCGGGGCGAGTATCGAACGGCCAGGTCCGAGACCGCTGACTGGTCCCGCGCCCGAAGGCGCTCGACCAGAGTGTCTTCAACGGTGGTTTCTTCGAGAATTCGTGCCACGAGATTAGTAACCCGTCGTAGTCCACAATTATTCCCGACACTGCCTGGCGAATACATGGCGAATCTTGGCGTCTTCTTCGACCTTGTTGGAACGCTCATCCACGGGCGAACGACGATCGGGGAACAGTATGCGTTCTGGGCGAGGCGGTTTGGGGCGGAAGAAGCCGATCCGGACCGGCTGGAGGCCGCCTTCCGGCGGGCCATGCTGGCCGCGCCGCGGATGGCGTTTCCGGGCAGATCCCGTCGAGACGCCGAGGCTTTGGAACGGGCGTGGTGGAAGCAACTCGTCCGCGCCGTCATCGGCGACGCCGGTCTGTCACCGGCACTCGCCGGCACCACCTTCGACCTCTTCTTCGAGAACCTGTTCTCTCACTTCACAACCGAACAGGCCTGGCAGACGTACCAGGACGCCATTCCCGCGCTCACCCGTCTGCATGCGCGCGGGCTCATCGTCGGCGTCATCACCAATTACGATGCCCGCGTTTACGCCGTGCTCGACACGCTTGGCCTGTCGCCGCTCCTCGATTCGGTCACGATTCCCGCTGACGTCGGTGCATCCAAACCGGATGCTGCCATTTTCGCGCACGCCCTTGTGCGTCATGGCCTGGATGCATCGGACGCACTGTTTGTCGGTGACGAACTCGAGGACGATTACCGCGGCGCCGTGGAGGCCGGCATGCAGGCGCTGCTTCTCGACCGGGATGGACGATGGACCGGAATGCAGGGGATCGATTCCATACCGGACCTGAGAGAGTTGTAGGAGGAAGTCGGGGCTGACGTTTGTCAGTCGATGGCAGCCGCCGGCTGACTGGGATCCTCGACTGCCCCGAACACCTCGCAGAACTGGTCGACGACGACATCCTCGACCTCGCGCATCGGGATCTCGCGGCGAAGGAGGCGCGCGAGCGACGTCACGCCGTGGTCGCGGATGCCGCAGGGGACAATCAGGTTGAAGTAGTCGAGGTTGGTGGTCACGTTGTAGGCGAAGCCGTGGCTCGTGATCCAGCGCGAGATGCGGACGCCAATCGCGCCAATCTTGCTTCCGCCGACCCACGAACCGGTCAGCCCCTCAATCCGGCCAGCCTCGATCCCGAATGCCGCCGTGGTCCGGATCATCACCTCCTCCAGGTCGCGGACGTACCTGTGCACGTCCTGCCGGTCGGGTCGGAGATCGATGATGGGATAGGCGACGAGCTGGCCGGGACCGTGGTACGTGACGTCGCCGCCTCGGCCCGTTTCGACGAGTTGGACGCCGAGCGTCTCCAGGCGCTGCGGTGTGGCGAGCACGTTCGAGCGCGCCGGGTCGCTGCGCACGCCGAGCGTGATCACATGGGGATGCTCGAGCAACAACAACAGATCGCCGACACGGTCCGCGCGCCGGTCCTCGGTGAGCTGCCGTTGCAGGGCGAGCGCCTCACCGTACGGCACGCGTCCCAGCCGCCTGACGTCGAAGGTCCTCACAACGATGCCGCGTCGAAGTTCTCGATCTGCTGTTTCACCACCGACATGAACTGGTCGGCGACCGCGCCGTCGATCAGCCGGTGATCGTAGCCAAGTGCCAGGTACGCCCGTGGCCTGATCGCAATCGCGTCGTCGACGACGACGGGCCGTTTCTCGACCGCGCCGATGCCGAGGATGGCGACCTGCGGCTGGCTGATGATCGGCGTGCCGAAGAGCGCCCCGAACACGCCGGGGTTCGTGATCGTGAAGGTGCCGCCCTGGACCTCCTCGGGCTTGAGCTGTTTGCTCCGGGCGCGGCTGGCGAGATCGTGCATCGCGCGGCTCAGGCCCAGGATGCTCTTCTCGTCGGCCTGGCGGACGACGGGCACAATCAGCCCCCAGTCGAGCGCGACCGCGATGCCGATGTTGATGTCCTTGTGGTAGATGATGTTCTCGCCGTCGATCGACGAGTTGATGACCGGTACCGCGCGCAGGCCGTCCACCACGGCCTTGACGATGAACGGCAGGTACGTGAGCTTGGCGCCGGCCTGCTCGAATTCGGCCTTCTTCGCGTCGCGGATCTTCGACACGCGGGTGAAGTCGATCTCGAACACCGAGTGGACGTGCGCGGACGTGCGACGGCTTGCGATCATGTGCTCGGCGATGCGCCGGCGCATGATCGACAATGGCACGACCTCGTCTCGCGCGCCTGGTCTGACGCCGGGCACGGCAGGCGGCGGCGCGGCCTCCTCCTTGTTATCGATGTAGCCAAGGATGTCGTGCTTGGTCACGCGTCCGCCGATGCCTGAGCCCGGGAGCTGCGAGATGTCCACGCCATGCTCGGCCGCGATGCGGCGCACGAGTGGTGACGACTTCTGTCGCAGCGCCGGCGCGTCTGGCGCCGGCGCGCCTGCAGTCGCCGCGCTTGCTGCAGGAGCCGATGCGACTGCCACCGCCTCCGGCGGCACGGCCCGGGCCACCGGGCCCGCCTGGCCCTGCGCCACCACCGTCGCGCCGGGGGCGTCGTCGATGACTGCGACGACCTGGTTGACGGGGATGGTCTCGCCTTCCTTCGATCGAATCTCGGTGAGAAGGCCGGCCGCGGGAGAGGGAATCTCCGCGTCCACCTTGTCGGTCGAGATCTCGAACAGCGGCTCGTCGCGATCGACGTGGTCGCCGACCCGTTTGACCCAACGGACGATCGTGCCCTCGGCAATCGACTCGCCCATCTGCGGCATCAGAACGTTGGTTGGCATAGGCTCAGACGTGAATGGCGCCGCCGTGCAGGGCATGGGCGGCTTCGCCCACCGCTTCGGCGAACGTCGGGTGCGCGTGAATGGTCCGGACCAGTTCCTCGCCGGTGCACTCGAGGCGAAGGGCCACCGACGCCTCCGCAATCAGATCGGTCGCACGCGGGCCGATGATGTGCACGCCGAGCACCTCGTCGTACTTCTTCTCGGCAACGATCTTGACGAACCCTTCTGTCTCACCGGCAATCTTCGCCCGGCCGAGCGCCATGAACGGGAAGGTACCGACGAGGACATCGTAGCCGGCGTCCTTCGCACGCTGCTCGGTCAGGCCGATGCTGCCGATTTCCGGGTCACAGAACGTGCAGCCCGGCACCTGGTCGTAATCGACGGTGCGCGGCGGTTGTCCGGCTATCCGCTCTGCGGTCGCCATGCCTTCGGCTGTGGACACGTGAGCGAGCTGTGGGTGCCCCGGCTTCCCGAAGGAGATGACGTCTCCGACTGCCGAGATGCCGGCGGCGCCGGTCCGGTAGAACTCGTCCACGACGATGTAGCCGCGGTCGAGGCGGAGCCCGGCTTCGGCAGCGCCAAGTCCTTCGGTCACGGGCCCGCGGCCCGTGGCGACCAGCAGGTAGTCGGCGTGGATCTTCTCGACCTTGCCGTCGGGCAGCTGCACCTCGAGGTCGACGGCGTCCTCCGCCGATCGCGCGGTCGTCACCTTCGATCCGGTGTACGTCCTGATGCCGCGTTTCTTGAACGCCTTCTGCAACTCGGCCGACACCGCCTCGTCCTCGATCGGCACGAGGCGCGGCAACAACTCGATGATTGTCACGTCGCTGCCATAGCTCTTGAAGATCGAGCCGAACTCGACGCCCACCGCGCCGGCGCCGAGAATCGCGATCGACTTCGGCACCTCGCGGAGCGCGATCGCCTCATCGCTGGTGATGATTCGCCGGCGGTCGATCTCGACGCCCGGCACGCTGCGCGGCTGCGACCCGGTGGCGACGACGATCTCCTTCGTGGCGTGGAGCATCTGCGGCTGCTCGCCGGTCACCTCCACGTTGCCGTTGCCGGCCAGGCGCGCGGTTCCCTTGATCCAGTCGATCTTGTTCTTCTTGAAGAGGAACTCGACGCCCTTGGTGAGAGTCGTGACGACCTTGTCCTTGCGCGCCTGCACCTGCTTCATGTCGATCGTCACCGACGCGCCGTCGATCGAGAGCCCCCACTCCTTGGCACCACGCGCCACCTTCAGCGCGTGCGCGTGCTCGAGCAGCGCCTTGGTCGGGATGCAGCCCCAGATCAGGCAGGTTCCGCCGAGCGCCTTCTGCTTCTCCACGACCGCGACGCGCAGCCCAAGCTGCGCCGCGCGGATCGCCGTCGGATAGCCGCCCGTTCCCGCACCCACCACGACAACGTCGTACTCGTTCGCCACAGTGACTCCTCGATGATGAAGCAACTGAATCTGCCGAATCACCGCTCGGTGCCCGACCGCTGCGTGTTCGGCTCGCGGCGGACAGACGACAGCGGGATGAACGCACTCGCCACCCCGGGATCGCCGGCGCCGTCGGCCGTTCGAACCGCGCCAGCCGACGGCTCGACGCGCGCCTGCAGGCGGTCATGCTCGTACCGCAGTTCCCAGTATCTCTGCGTCAGCCGGTCCACACGTCGCGACAGGCTCCTGACGTATGTCGCCGCAAACAGCGCCAGCAACAGGGCGACAACGGAAACGACCCACCAAGGCATTGGGCTCCCGGCTCTGGACTCTCGGCAGGAAACGCGCGTAGATCTATCGTTGCCCAGGCCTCAGCCACAGTCAACTCAACACTACCGGCCGGCTGGGATTACAATCGGTCCGGCTGGCGGAGACGATGACCAAACTGAAGACCGTGCTGATCGTGGACGATGACGCGTCAACGCGCCTCGGGTTCAGTGCGCTGATCCAGCGCCAGTACCGCGTGGTGGCCGTGGCAGCCGGTGAGGCGGCCATCGCGACACTGTCACAGGAGGAGGCCGACATCCTCCTGGTCGACGCCGAACTGCCCGGTATCAGCGGCCTGGATCTCCTCCGCATCGTCAAGGAGAACTACGCGCTGCCCGAAATCGTGATGATGTCGGCCGACGGTCGCGTGGACACTGCGGTCCAGGCGATCAAGCTCGGCGCGTACCACTTCCTTTCGAAGGACTGCCACAGCGACGAACTGCTGGCGGTGCTCCGCAACGCCAGCGATCATCAGGACCTGAACCGCCAGGTGCTCGCGCTGAGCGCGCAGGTCGCCGATTCCGATCGCGAGTTCGTGGTTGGCGAGAGCCGCGCGATGCAGAGCGTCGTCGACCTCGTGCAGCGCATCGCGAAACTGTCTGCGACGATTCTCGTCCTCGGCGAGAGCGGCACCGGCAAGGAGCTTCTCGCCAGGCTGATCCACCGCCAGAGCGATCGGCCGCTCGGTCCGTTCATCCCCGTGAACCTTGCCGCTGTTCCGCGCGATCTCGTCGAGAGCACGCTGTTCGGCCACGAGAAGGGGGCGTTCACCGGCGCGGTTCGCCAGCAGCTCGGCAAGTTCGAGCTGGCCTCCGGTGGCACGCTCTTCCTCGACGAGATTGGCGACATGGGGCTGGAGTTGCAGGGGAAGCTGCTGCGCGCCATCCAGGAGGGCGAGATCGAGCGCGTGGGCGGCGGCCGGCCGATCGACACCGACTTCCGCCTGATTGCCGCCACCAACGTCGATCTCGAGAAGGCCGTGAAGGAGGCCCGGTTTCGCGAGGATCTCTACTACCGGCTCAACGTCATCCCGGTGCGCATGCCGCCGCTGCGCGAACGGGTCGAGGATATCCCCGCGCTCGTCGCGTGCTTCGTGGCCCGCTACGCGACCCGCTTCCGGCGCAACGTGCAGGGCGTGGCCCCGCAGGCCATGAGGCTGCTGCAGGCCCACTGGTGGCCCGGCAACATTCGAGAGCTCGAGAACCTCATCGAACGCGTCGTCGCGATCAGCGACGGCGAATGGATCACGGACGAGGACCTGCCATTCGAGTACCAGCTTCCCGTGCCGCCGCCCGAGCGCGAAGATCAGAACGACGGCAAGCTGCTGCAGCGGGCATGCGAGACGTTCGAGCGCAACTTCATCCTCAAGGCGCTGGAGCGAACGGGCTGGAACGTCACCGGCGCGGCGCGCCACCTGGGGATTCCGCTCAGCACGATGAAGCACAAGATGGATCGGCTGGAGATCCGACCGCTCGCAAAACGCCTGCGCGGCGTCTGAGGGGAGGAGGGTTGAGCCACCAGCGGGTCGGCATGGCCGACCCGCCGGCTCAGTGCGATCGACGCCGTGTTCCCTGAGCCCGTCGACGACCGAGCGGCGCTCAGGAACGACGCTACTTGCGCGGAAGGACGGTGTCCTTCAGCTGCTTTGCGATCTTTGCCTTGACGACGGTCTTGGCGGGAATCTTGATCGCTTCGCCGGTGGCCGGGTTCCGGCCCATCCGCGCCTTGCGCTTCTGCACCACCAGCTTGACCATACCGGGCAGCACGAACTCGCCCGACCGCTTGAGCTCTTTCTCGGCAAGCACTGTCAGCTCGTCGAAGAACTCACGCGCCTGCGCACGCTTCATTTCGAAGCGATCGGCAAAGTGCGCGAACAGCTCGGATTTGCCCATTCTGCGGGCGTCAGCCATCGGCGTCCCCCTCACGTTGGGCGCGCTTGTCATTCGACCGCTACCAACCGCGCGCGCAGGCGGCTGTGCGGAAACAGGCCTAAATTTCGTCGTATCCTAGCTCGCACCTTCAGAGCTTGTCAATTCCGATTGCGTGGTTCACGCACGGATTTCGCCGCGGTAGAATGCTCGCATGCCCGCACCATCCATCGAGACGTTCGCCAACCCGAACCCCGGCCGCGATTACGAAATCGCGATCCAATGTCCCGAGTTCACGTCGGTCTGCCCGAAGACAGGACTGCCCGACTTCGGCGAGATCCGCATCACCTACGTGCCGGACCAACGGTGCATTGAACTGAAGGCTCTCAAATATTACCTGATCGAGTTCAGAAACAAGGGGATTTTCTACGAATCGGTCACGAACCAGATTCTCGACGATCTCGTCGCGGTCTGTTCCCCGCGCCGCATGACCGTCGTCGGCGACTTCACGCCGCGCGGTGGAATCAAGACCGTGGTCACGGTGAAGTACGAGAGAGCCGGGAACGGATGACGAGTACTACTTCTGCTTCTGCAACTGCGCCACGATCGCCTCGAGACGTTCGAGACGCGCCTTCAGCGCGTCGTTTTCCGCCTTCAGTTCGCGCACGCCCGCCAGCGTCAGGTAGGGAAGCTCGCTGTAGTTCACCATCTTGTAGCCGCGCACATCCGTCGCGACCATCTCAGGGAAGACCCGCTCCACATCCTGCGCGATGAGGCCGGAGTTGAGCGCCTCACCGAAGTGATACTCGGGAAACTCCTTCACCTTCCAGTTGAAGTGGACCGGCTGCAGGCGCACGAGGCGGTCGAGCACCGGCGCAAAGGGGTTCACATTGGTCTTCAGCCTCGCATCCGACGAGCAGAGGCCTAACATGCCAGCGCCCGCGTAGTTCATGAGGCAACCGTTCGTGCCGCTCGTCCCCACCCTGATGTCGCCGACCACCTGCAGCGTGGTGTTCGGCGCCGACGTCCCGATGCCGACGCTCACCGCGTTGGCACCGGTCCCTCCCAGCACCAATGAGTTGTTCTGCGTGACCAACGCGTTCGCACCAATCGCCGTCGCGTTGACGATGCCGCTGTTGTAGCCGTCGGTTGCCGCATGGTACCCGACGAAGGTGTTGTTCGAGCCCGTGACGACCAGCGCCCCTGCCTGCGTGCCAATCGCGGTGTTCCCGGCGCCGACGCTCGTCTGGAGGAGACTCCCGTACCCGACAGCCGTGTTCGAGTCTCCGGTGCTGTTCGTGTAGAGCGCCTGGTAGCCGACGCCGGTGTTGCTGCCGCCCGATGTCGTGAAACCGCCGCCCGCCTGACCACCCGCGAAGGTATTCGTCGGGTCGCCATAGGCGTGCAGGAAACTCTGGCCGCCGATCTTCAGCACCCCGGTGGTCGCCCCTCCGGTTGCGGGCAGCTCCAGGTTGCCGCTGCTGATCGTCTGCGTGGCCGTAAACGTGTTCGCATCGCGGCTCAATGCCGTGGTCTGCGTGGTCCCGTCCGGGAACCTGAAGCCGCCGGCCATGCTCCAGACCGCTCCGTTGACAGTCAGTTTCTGTGCCGGCGTCGAGGTGCCGATCCCGATGTTCCCCCCAGGCTCGACGCGGAGCCGCTCGACC includes:
- a CDS encoding protein kinase, which encodes MESFGHYKILERLGSGGIGEVCRARDARMGRTVALRLVAPAIAGDPLRRDALLADAALAAALSHPHIAALFDFGEEDGRVYLAHEYVTGGPLEALLAGRPFDVTLALEFAVQLADALAEAHRQGIVHGDLRPWTIFVTPAEQTKVVDFGLSNWTTGGVARKTFAERLGSGQAADIPAGQLAAYLSPEQVLGGRIDHRTDIFSLGVILYQMLTGRSPFLASTATETAMNVLQLIPPAPTCENPALPAEFDRIITRALAKSLEGRYPDAATMAADLRAMAARLDVPVSARTIHWKNNPKGERPRRMRRRLLVAAIVLAVVGGLGAAAWYARTAIRHLVFPEPPAPRTVVVVLPFSTPPGDTSRPYYGYGFSEDLAGRLGEVSGLRVVGRTTIREAPGPSAAALAKRLDAAVVLKGTVRPGPYSLRVSVQLVDAVTGRSIWSDEMSREPRQAFGVQAEIARQVADQLRLPMPTGNRWAAAMARQIDPAAYDIYLQARDANAHRDRSRAVALYRQALQLDHRLVEARVGLSESLYLDDFYAGVDANTADEARQQADAALAVDPEMPRAHLVAALSAPTPVGAASALSRALALDPSSGEAWHHAGDLVLDQDPERALSFYRHSLSLEPGIDATHRDIAAALELLNRLPEAEQAVNAGQAARPDRPWWAQMRARFAILQHQYDSAVRLLADDPATESSPIVWLVGRVIPLRLASRTEEARKEATDLVTVYPSYCEGRAVLAGLEWDTNARQQGRTTADAVFSQASAANVLSVTLPCAAMAAAAVGDAAQAANYLSRTAADDRALRLWTRHAVFSLNLVLRRQWYPWDKVAGSAPVQQATAELDQSLQRVRAEIARRLPSPPAAAPAAQPAR
- a CDS encoding zf-HC2 domain-containing protein — its product is MDRSERRSEDVTSTAGDREPAFDRLVADSLARQTAAPGNACPDTDLLAAWFDRSLVPVEAGRIEAHAAGCGECQRILADLARSEPEVTRAAPLPLPPRPLFWHWRWLVPVAAAVVLLVVGGRTLVAPTRPPELIATEGQMAQSKPAPADVVPAAPPAAADLAQTRSSAPASQAENAAREPDRAAAPAPSVRQLPAAAPSAGGGASPVAADTALSPRLTAVASRAETAAPGVETRQVGAQKSAMRADRESSSSLLVTSVPGTPVLWRYGDAGTIERSGNHGQTWQRQSSGADVALLDASAPSASVCWIVGAAGLVLRTVDGETWQRVASPTSIDLVSVRAWSGTAATIAAKDRTEYSTTDGGGTWVRR
- a CDS encoding sigma-70 family RNA polymerase sigma factor translates to MPAPHTVPSRLVDEPLLSRAFARSNAPRWGLSRESFARALERSIASRFATEVKTPVVVQEYVNSLNLEELALACACAEGQVSAWAYFIECHRPGLRAAARAIAGDSDGTELADSLYAELYGLEERDGCRRSLFDYFHGRSRLSTWLRAILAQRNVDRIRMARRLRPLDDEAGIADAGRGPTPQSDEGVPDPDRRHFAMLAQRAVAGAIGRLEAHDRLRLASYYVQRLTLAQIGRLMGEHEATVSRKLERIRRRLKSEVERTLRTDHHFDDRQVAACLDYALDDVGVDLERAMGQQETPDGSF
- a CDS encoding sigma-70 family RNA polymerase sigma factor; the encoded protein is MARILEETTVEDTLVERLRARDQSAVSDLAVRYSPRIRQLALRYVRNEEDADEVVQDVLLKVYQKIDAFRGDAALSSWIYRITFNTAMSRLRSVRASRRDTTGPLLTDLQNGKRSTYPTDIADWSSMADDEVMRAELREKLVRELSVLPSIYRLPVLLRDVHGLTTEEASAVLRVKDQTLKSRLHRGRMILRDRLSEFSGGLALHRAPAESLN
- a CDS encoding HAD-IA family hydrolase — protein: MANLGVFFDLVGTLIHGRTTIGEQYAFWARRFGAEEADPDRLEAAFRRAMLAAPRMAFPGRSRRDAEALERAWWKQLVRAVIGDAGLSPALAGTTFDLFFENLFSHFTTEQAWQTYQDAIPALTRLHARGLIVGVITNYDARVYAVLDTLGLSPLLDSVTIPADVGASKPDAAIFAHALVRHGLDASDALFVGDELEDDYRGAVEAGMQALLLDRDGRWTGMQGIDSIPDLREL
- the lipB gene encoding lipoyl(octanoyl) transferase LipB → MRTFDVRRLGRVPYGEALALQRQLTEDRRADRVGDLLLLLEHPHVITLGVRSDPARSNVLATPQRLETLGVQLVETGRGGDVTYHGPGQLVAYPIIDLRPDRQDVHRYVRDLEEVMIRTTAAFGIEAGRIEGLTGSWVGGSKIGAIGVRISRWITSHGFAYNVTTNLDYFNLIVPCGIRDHGVTSLARLLRREIPMREVEDVVVDQFCEVFGAVEDPSQPAAAID